In Achromobacter spanius, the following proteins share a genomic window:
- a CDS encoding FAD/NAD(P)-binding protein codes for MKPLDASSGSIATDVAIVGGGSVAVSFLYQLLLSWQADSAARPLAITVFEPQAVCGPGGAYQEDLPSNLLNIPAGNMSARADQRMDFVDWLRTQDAAWLRGYGVEAIAPSDFLPRPLFGAYMRAVYERCRELALAQGVALAQVQRRVQRVSPLADGSVRIEAEGNAPCLARYAVLCNGNLPSQAFPALQGAPGYFNSPYPVADLAREIPPDASVCIVGTSLSAVDAVAALQQSGHRGPLLCVSRNGRLPSVRSPHNQAPTALRHFNQEGILRLAARQGGTLTLDAIAGALQDEVLALHGALDADEVFGLAGDAQRALDEEIRRSSQAARPWQAVAAATNAVVEQVWHLMPDAERQRFQSQWRALWMARRATFPMRNALKLQALFKTGQLQVRAGYVDTRYVDSCHDSADGRFHTRLRGTNGETTQRSDYLINATSFSVDVARTDDPLIATLLRDGHARADPFGGLALDFNTGCLKTAQDAVLGQVSVLGSLAGGTYFWTTSMDVNARLARDQAVRIATALARPARITDSDSLADNPSLAKWTAHRPTHPAPTASS; via the coding sequence ATGAAGCCCCTTGACGCCTCTTCAGGTTCGATCGCCACCGACGTGGCGATCGTGGGCGGCGGCTCGGTCGCCGTCAGCTTCCTGTACCAGTTGCTGCTGTCGTGGCAGGCAGACAGCGCGGCGCGCCCCCTGGCCATCACCGTGTTCGAACCGCAAGCGGTGTGCGGCCCGGGCGGCGCGTATCAGGAAGACCTGCCCAGCAACTTGCTCAACATTCCCGCCGGCAACATGTCGGCGCGCGCGGACCAGCGCATGGACTTTGTCGACTGGCTGCGTACGCAGGATGCTGCGTGGTTGCGGGGGTATGGCGTGGAGGCCATCGCGCCGTCGGACTTTCTTCCGCGCCCCTTGTTCGGTGCCTACATGCGCGCCGTGTACGAGCGTTGCCGCGAGCTGGCGCTGGCGCAAGGCGTGGCGCTTGCCCAGGTGCAACGCCGCGTGCAGCGCGTGTCGCCATTGGCTGACGGCAGCGTGCGGATCGAGGCCGAGGGCAACGCACCGTGCCTGGCGCGCTACGCCGTGCTGTGCAACGGCAATCTGCCGTCGCAGGCGTTCCCGGCCTTGCAAGGTGCGCCCGGCTACTTCAATAGCCCGTATCCCGTTGCCGACCTGGCGCGGGAGATTCCGCCGGACGCCTCCGTGTGCATCGTCGGCACCAGCCTGAGCGCGGTGGACGCGGTGGCCGCCTTGCAGCAATCGGGCCATCGCGGCCCCCTGCTTTGTGTGTCGCGCAACGGCCGCCTGCCCTCGGTACGCAGCCCGCACAACCAGGCCCCGACGGCGCTGCGCCATTTCAACCAAGAAGGCATCCTGCGCCTGGCGGCGCGCCAAGGCGGCACGCTGACGCTGGACGCGATAGCCGGTGCCCTGCAAGACGAGGTGCTGGCGCTGCATGGCGCGCTGGATGCGGATGAGGTGTTCGGGCTGGCCGGCGATGCGCAACGCGCACTGGACGAAGAAATACGCCGCTCATCGCAAGCAGCCCGCCCCTGGCAGGCCGTGGCCGCCGCCACTAACGCGGTGGTGGAGCAGGTGTGGCATTTGATGCCGGATGCCGAACGCCAGCGGTTTCAGTCGCAGTGGCGCGCGCTGTGGATGGCGCGGCGCGCCACGTTCCCGATGCGCAATGCGCTGAAGCTGCAAGCGCTCTTCAAGACGGGCCAATTGCAGGTGCGCGCGGGGTATGTGGATACGCGATATGTAGATAGCTGCCATGACTCGGCCGACGGCCGCTTCCACACTCGCCTGCGCGGCACCAATGGCGAAACCACTCAGCGCAGCGACTACCTGATCAACGCCACCAGCTTTTCAGTGGACGTGGCGCGCACGGATGATCCGTTAATCGCCACCCTGCTGCGCGACGGCCATGCGCGCGCCGATCCGTTCGGCGGCCTGGCGCTGGATTTCAACACGGGTTGCCTGAAGACCGCGCAGGACGCGGTGCTGGGCCAGGTATCGGTGTTGGGCAGCCTGGCGGGCGGCACGTACTTCTGGACCACATCCATGGATGTCAACGCCAGGTTGGCGCGCGACCAGGCGGTGCGCATTGCGACGGCGCTGGCCAGGCCGGCACGAATCACTGATTCAGATAGCCTCGCCGATAACCCATCCCTTGCGAAATGGACTGCGCACAGGCCGACACATCCGGCGCCAACTGCTTCATCCTAG
- a CDS encoding IclR family transcriptional regulator translates to MDKTLLKGLMVLEAVTDVDNPPRTIDALAARVGLTRSNTHRTLQTLIHAGYVIKDDDGGGYRGAVRLFELAARQLAQLDVRKLAAPFMRTLADQTGETVHLSVLDGFDVVYVDKIDSPQPIRAYSMVGGRAPAYAVATGKALLAYQPEGYVERYADQLVRHTPSTIVSLPLLKDELRKIARAGYAVNRGEWREGVGGLAVTLFNSLDQAVAAVGISGPLDRLSAARMKQLAPDVSACAQSISQGMGYRRGYLNQ, encoded by the coding sequence ATGGACAAGACACTGCTCAAGGGGCTGATGGTGTTGGAGGCGGTGACGGATGTGGACAATCCGCCGCGCACCATCGACGCCCTGGCCGCCCGGGTCGGCCTGACCCGCAGCAATACGCATCGCACGCTGCAAACCTTGATCCACGCCGGCTACGTCATCAAGGACGATGACGGCGGCGGCTACCGTGGCGCGGTACGGCTGTTTGAGTTGGCCGCGCGTCAGCTTGCGCAGTTGGACGTGCGCAAGCTGGCCGCGCCGTTCATGCGCACGCTGGCGGACCAGACGGGCGAGACGGTGCACTTGTCGGTGCTGGATGGGTTCGACGTCGTGTATGTAGACAAGATCGACAGCCCGCAACCCATCCGCGCCTACTCGATGGTGGGTGGACGCGCGCCCGCCTATGCCGTGGCCACCGGCAAGGCGCTGCTGGCGTATCAGCCCGAAGGCTATGTTGAGCGCTACGCCGATCAGCTTGTGCGCCACACGCCGTCCACCATCGTGTCATTGCCCTTGCTGAAAGACGAACTGCGCAAGATCGCGCGCGCGGGCTATGCCGTGAACCGGGGCGAATGGCGCGAAGGCGTGGGCGGGCTGGCCGTGACCTTGTTCAATAGTCTTGACCAAGCCGTGGCGGCCGTGGGCATTTCCGGCCCCCTGGACCGCCTGAGCGCCGCTAGGATGAAGCAGTTGGCGCCGGATGTGTCGGCCTGTGCGCAGTCCATTTCGCAAGGGATGGGTTATCGGCGAGGCTATCTGAATCAGTGA
- a CDS encoding cysteine dioxygenase, producing the protein MPDSSAGLDRLRRFIATATRLATPDALAQTPALRDAFADLVRHDDWLPEDCTVPHPQYYQQYLLHCDPLERFSLVSFVWGPGQFTPVHDHEVWGYVGMLRGAEINQRYVRHADGRVLPVGDPTTLQPGDVERLSPAEGDIHRVSNAYPDQVSISVHLYGGNIGAVSRHVYDPETGQPKPFVSGYSSPSLPNLWDRSAAVRATIAAGG; encoded by the coding sequence ATGCCCGATTCTTCCGCCGGCCTGGACCGGCTTCGCCGCTTCATCGCCACCGCGACACGCTTGGCGACGCCGGATGCCCTGGCGCAAACGCCCGCGCTGCGCGATGCCTTTGCCGACCTGGTGCGCCACGACGACTGGCTACCCGAAGACTGTACCGTGCCCCATCCGCAGTACTACCAGCAATACCTGCTGCACTGCGACCCCTTGGAGCGATTCTCGTTGGTCAGCTTTGTCTGGGGGCCAGGGCAATTCACGCCCGTCCATGACCATGAAGTCTGGGGCTACGTGGGCATGCTGCGCGGGGCCGAGATCAACCAGCGCTATGTGCGTCATGCCGATGGTCGCGTGCTGCCGGTGGGCGACCCCACCACCTTGCAACCCGGCGACGTTGAACGACTGTCGCCCGCTGAGGGCGACATCCATCGCGTGTCCAATGCCTACCCGGACCAAGTGTCGATCAGCGTGCATTTGTACGGCGGCAATATCGGCGCGGTGTCGCGCCATGTCTATGACCCGGAAACGGGGCAGCCCAAGCCCTTTGTGTCGGGCTATTCGTCGCCCAGCCTGCCCAATCTGTGGGACCGGTCGGCGGCGGTGCGCGCCACCATTGCGGCCGGCGGCTAG
- a CDS encoding SIR2 family NAD-dependent protein deacylase, which yields MENTHHDIPQALLDALRSAQRVVVFTGAGVSAESGIATFRDALTGLWSRFDAQALATPEAFRAHPDIVWGWYEWRRAQVLRATPNAAHHAIAALARHVPELTVVTQNVDDLHERAGSTQVVHLHGSLHAPRCSVCAAPQAYANNAPDEPDEGRRIAPPACTRCGQPVRPGVVWFGESLPGDAWSIALRAAEQCDVLFSIGTSALVYPAAELPQRALAAGATVVQVNPNVTPLDAQAHCNLHGAAADVMPRVLAAAFA from the coding sequence ATGGAAAACACGCATCACGATATTCCCCAGGCATTGCTGGATGCGTTGCGCAGCGCGCAGCGTGTCGTAGTTTTCACAGGGGCGGGCGTGTCGGCCGAAAGCGGCATCGCCACCTTTCGCGACGCCTTGACGGGACTGTGGTCGCGCTTCGATGCGCAAGCCTTGGCCACGCCAGAGGCCTTTCGCGCGCATCCCGATATTGTCTGGGGCTGGTATGAATGGCGGCGCGCGCAAGTGCTGCGTGCCACGCCGAACGCCGCGCACCATGCCATCGCGGCGCTGGCGCGCCACGTACCTGAATTGACGGTCGTCACACAGAACGTGGATGACCTGCACGAACGCGCGGGCAGCACGCAGGTGGTGCATCTGCATGGCAGCCTGCACGCGCCGCGCTGCTCGGTGTGCGCCGCGCCGCAAGCCTACGCCAACAATGCGCCCGACGAGCCCGACGAAGGCCGGCGCATTGCCCCGCCCGCCTGCACGCGCTGTGGGCAGCCTGTGCGGCCCGGCGTGGTGTGGTTTGGTGAGAGCCTGCCTGGCGATGCGTGGAGCATCGCGCTGCGCGCGGCAGAGCAGTGCGACGTGCTCTTCAGCATCGGCACATCGGCCCTGGTCTATCCCGCCGCGGAACTGCCGCAGCGCGCGCTGGCAGCGGGCGCGACGGTCGTGCAGGTGAACCCGAACGTCACGCCACTGGACGCCCAGGCGCATTGCAATCTGCATGGCGCGGCCGCCGACGTGATGCCGCGCGTACTGGCGGCGGCTTTTGCATAG
- a CDS encoding helix-turn-helix domain-containing protein translates to MEIIIPFSWRLPDVFVRASDGTLHRVVRHATTTATIAKLESIPSNYHLDCECMLDNGEALTWIGSNRYRQTNGDAIFTAEPDVTAPTRERRKSGAAKRSEHGPAPTGPHKRRAHGHNPLPLAVVNLKTGNDWSLIRAWREHLNITTADMAARLGVDHSIYIELERPRPRPRQIVLDRVSEALGVSPDQLDDSLFGGRFL, encoded by the coding sequence GTGGAGATCATCATCCCTTTTTCCTGGAGACTTCCCGACGTATTCGTACGTGCGTCGGATGGCACGCTGCACCGTGTTGTGCGCCACGCCACGACCACGGCAACCATCGCCAAACTTGAGAGCATCCCCAGCAATTACCACCTGGATTGCGAATGCATGCTTGATAACGGCGAGGCGCTTACGTGGATCGGAAGCAATCGATATCGTCAAACCAACGGCGACGCAATATTCACCGCTGAACCCGATGTCACGGCCCCGACCCGCGAACGCCGCAAAAGCGGCGCCGCCAAACGGAGCGAACACGGCCCCGCCCCAACAGGCCCGCACAAGAGACGAGCCCACGGGCATAACCCCTTACCACTTGCTGTTGTCAATCTAAAAACCGGCAACGATTGGAGTTTGATACGCGCGTGGCGCGAGCACCTCAATATCACTACCGCTGATATGGCTGCCCGGCTTGGCGTGGATCATTCCATTTACATTGAATTGGAACGGCCACGCCCGCGCCCTCGGCAGATTGTGCTGGACCGAGTCTCCGAGGCCTTGGGCGTGTCACCCGACCAACTTGATGATTCATTGTTTGGGGGCCGTTTCCTGTAG
- the mnmH gene encoding tRNA 2-selenouridine(34) synthase MnmH translates to MKHLLADLEQLTDFDEIIDVRSPLEYAIDHIPGAISAPVLNDEERVQVGTLYTQVSPFEASRIGAAIVARNIARHLETTFVDRPQGWRPLVYCWRGGKRSGSMTVMFNMIGWRARQLNGGYKRYRGATLLALDTLPLALRCVVLVGPTGSGKTRLLHALESAGAQTLDLEHLASHRGSLLGAVPGVPQPSQKRFDTLLAARLRALDTTRPVFVEAESRKIGAVALPPALLQAMHQGACIEVVCTPEDRAAFLQQDYAQLFDNADWLKEQLQRLLGLHSRDVIKGWLQMVDEGRRMDLASDLISRHYDPAYARSGHAHYTQLPQARQMRFRPNDADVVEQARALLAEIQAEAM, encoded by the coding sequence GTGAAACACCTGCTCGCTGATCTGGAACAGCTTACCGACTTCGACGAAATCATCGACGTGCGTTCACCGCTGGAGTACGCCATCGACCACATTCCCGGCGCCATCAGCGCACCGGTACTGAACGACGAAGAGCGCGTGCAAGTCGGCACGTTGTACACCCAGGTCTCGCCCTTCGAAGCCTCGCGCATTGGCGCCGCGATCGTCGCGCGCAACATCGCGAGGCACCTGGAAACCACGTTCGTCGATCGGCCGCAAGGTTGGCGCCCGCTGGTGTACTGCTGGCGCGGCGGCAAGCGTTCGGGTTCGATGACGGTGATGTTCAACATGATCGGTTGGCGTGCCAGGCAATTGAACGGCGGCTACAAACGCTACCGAGGCGCCACGCTGCTTGCCTTGGACACCCTGCCCCTCGCGTTGCGCTGCGTGGTCCTTGTCGGCCCCACGGGCAGCGGCAAAACGCGCCTGCTGCACGCGCTTGAATCGGCCGGCGCACAGACGCTGGACCTTGAGCACCTGGCATCCCATCGCGGCTCGCTGCTGGGCGCCGTGCCGGGCGTTCCACAACCCTCACAAAAGCGTTTCGACACCCTGCTCGCAGCGCGCCTGCGCGCCTTGGACACCACTCGCCCCGTGTTCGTTGAAGCGGAAAGCCGCAAGATCGGCGCCGTGGCATTGCCCCCTGCGCTATTGCAAGCCATGCATCAAGGCGCGTGCATTGAAGTGGTCTGCACCCCCGAAGACCGCGCGGCGTTTCTGCAGCAGGACTACGCACAATTGTTCGACAACGCCGATTGGCTCAAGGAACAGTTGCAACGCCTGCTTGGCCTGCACAGCCGCGACGTCATCAAGGGCTGGCTACAGATGGTGGACGAAGGCCGTCGCATGGATCTGGCAAGCGACCTGATCAGCCGCCACTACGACCCGGCATATGCCCGCAGTGGCCACGCGCACTACACGCAACTGCCGCAAGCGAGGCAGATGAGGTTCAGGCCAAACGATGCGGATGTGGTGGAACAGGCACGCGCGTTGCTGGCGGAGATACAGGCGGAAGCGATGTAG
- a CDS encoding aspartate kinase: MSLIVHKYGGTSMGSVERIRNVARRVAKWHAAGHQVVVVPSAMAGETNRLLGLAREISPQPDGRELDMIAATGEQASSGLLAIALQAEGVPARSYAGWQVPVRTDSSFTKARISSIDDARVRADLDAGRVVIVTGFQGIDPEGHITTLGRGGSDTSAVAVAAAIKADECLIYTDVDGVYTTDPRVVPEARRMAVVSFEEMLEMASLGSKVLQIRSVEFAGKYRVPVRVLSSLTDPLIPLDEEMVSGTLITFEEDEKMEAAVVSGIAFSRDEAKITLLAVPDKPGIAFSILGPVAAANIDVDMIVQNQSVAGTTDFSFTVNRNEFARAVELLKREVIPAVGARELSTDEKVAKVSIVGIGMRSHVGVASLMFQTLSQEGINIQMISTSEIKTSVIIDDKYMELGVRALHKAFGLDQAPGAKE; encoded by the coding sequence ATGTCCCTGATCGTTCACAAATATGGCGGTACTTCGATGGGCTCGGTCGAGCGCATCCGAAACGTGGCGCGTCGCGTCGCGAAGTGGCATGCCGCCGGCCACCAAGTTGTTGTTGTGCCGTCGGCAATGGCGGGCGAAACCAATCGCCTGCTGGGTCTGGCGCGCGAAATTTCGCCCCAGCCCGATGGCCGCGAACTCGATATGATCGCCGCCACCGGCGAGCAGGCCAGCAGCGGTTTGCTGGCCATTGCGTTGCAGGCCGAAGGCGTGCCCGCGCGCAGCTATGCCGGTTGGCAAGTGCCGGTGCGCACCGATTCGTCGTTCACCAAAGCCCGCATCAGCTCCATCGACGATGCGCGCGTGCGCGCTGATCTCGACGCGGGCCGCGTGGTGATCGTGACCGGCTTCCAGGGCATTGACCCCGAAGGCCACATCACGACGCTGGGCCGTGGTGGTTCGGACACCTCGGCCGTGGCCGTGGCGGCCGCCATCAAGGCCGACGAATGCCTGATCTACACCGACGTGGACGGCGTCTACACGACCGATCCCCGCGTGGTGCCCGAAGCGCGCCGCATGGCCGTCGTTTCCTTCGAGGAAATGCTGGAAATGGCGTCGCTGGGTTCCAAGGTGCTGCAGATCCGCTCGGTGGAATTCGCCGGCAAATACCGTGTACCGGTCCGGGTGTTGTCCTCGCTGACCGACCCGCTCATTCCGCTCGACGAAGAAATGGTCTCGGGCACGCTGATTACTTTTGAGGAAGACGAAAAAATGGAAGCCGCCGTAGTCTCCGGCATCGCCTTCAGCCGCGACGAAGCCAAAATCACCTTGCTGGCGGTGCCCGACAAACCGGGTATCGCTTTCTCCATCCTGGGTCCGGTCGCCGCCGCCAATATCGACGTCGACATGATCGTGCAGAACCAGTCCGTGGCTGGCACCACCGACTTCTCGTTCACCGTGAACCGCAACGAATTCGCGCGCGCCGTCGAGCTGCTCAAGCGCGAAGTCATCCCCGCCGTGGGCGCGCGTGAACTGTCCACCGACGAGAAGGTTGCCAAGGTCTCGATCGTGGGCATCGGCATGCGTTCGCACGTGGGCGTGGCCAGCCTGATGTTCCAGACGCTTTCGCAAGAAGGCATCAACATCCAGATGATCAGCACCAGCGAAATCAAGACGTCTGTCATCATCGACGACAAGTACATGGAATTGGGCGTGCGCGCGCTGCACAAGGCGTTCGGCCTGGACCAGGCGCCGGGCGCCAAGGAATAA